A genomic region of Peptoniphilus sp. ING2-D1G contains the following coding sequences:
- a CDS encoding GT8_A4GalT_like (The members of this family of glycosyltransferases catalyze the addition of galactose or glucose residues to the lipooligosaccharide (LOS) or lipopolysaccharide (LPS) of the bacterial cell surface. The enzymes exhibit broad substrate specificities. The known functions found in this family include: Alpha-1,4-galactosyltransferase, LOS-alpha-1,3-D-galactosyltransferase, UDP-glucose:(galactosyl) LPS alpha1,2-glucosyltransferase, UDP-galactose: (glucosyl) LPS alpha1,2-galactosyltransferase, and UDP-glucose:(glucosyl) LPS alpha1,2-glucosyltransferase. Alpha-1,4-galactosyltransferase from N. meningitidis adds an alpha-galactose from UDP-Gal (the donor) to a terminal lactose (the acceptor) of the LOS structure of outer membrane. LOSs are virulence factors that enable the organism to evade the immune system of host cells. In E. coli, the three alpha-1,2-glycosyltransferases, that are involved in the synthesis of the outer core region of the LPS, are all members of this family. The three enzymes share 40 % of sequence identity, but have different sugar donor or acceptor specificities, representing the structural diversity of LPS; Hypothetical protein), whose product MDILVTFDENYINPFKTMVKSIVFSNPEPITFWLIHSGIEEKYLQDLNNFCVEYGVKFEHIAISEKHFENTKSTKRYPQTMYYRLLAPIFLPEKLEKILYLDSDTLIINRLDDLWNMEFPDGMTYAAASHGIIGNVTDNINKLRLETDHCYFNTGVILMNLKRAREVVDMQEVINNVNNSKDIELLLPDQDIFNNMYGKYTVEIPDELYNYDVRHYLGYLLRSSNKHDLDWVMSNTCILHFCGKKKPWLSQGYNLFTSLYKYFMYK is encoded by the coding sequence GTGGATATTTTAGTTACATTTGATGAAAATTACATTAATCCCTTTAAAACCATGGTCAAATCCATTGTATTCAGTAATCCTGAGCCCATTACTTTTTGGTTGATTCATAGCGGTATTGAGGAAAAATACCTACAAGATTTAAATAATTTTTGTGTAGAATATGGAGTTAAGTTTGAGCATATCGCCATTTCTGAAAAACATTTCGAAAATACGAAATCCACAAAACGCTATCCGCAAACCATGTACTATAGACTTTTAGCTCCGATATTTTTACCTGAAAAATTGGAGAAAATCCTATACTTGGATTCTGATACTCTTATCATCAATAGGTTAGATGATCTTTGGAACATGGAGTTTCCTGATGGAATGACATATGCAGCTGCATCTCATGGAATAATCGGAAATGTAACAGACAATATTAATAAACTGCGCCTTGAAACAGATCATTGCTATTTTAATACGGGAGTAATACTCATGAACCTGAAAAGAGCAAGGGAAGTAGTTGATATGCAGGAAGTGATAAATAATGTAAACAATAGCAAAGATATAGAGTTGCTATTGCCCGATCAAGACATATTTAACAACATGTATGGAAAATACACTGTCGAAATTCCCGATGAACTCTATAATTATGATGTGAGGCATTATCTGGGGTATCTTTTAAGGAGTTCCAATAAGCATGACTTGGATTGGGTGATGTCCAATACATGTATTCTTCATTTTTGCGGTAAGAAAAAGCCGTGGCTGTCTCAAGGATACAACTTGTTTACAAGTTTATATAAGTATTTTATGTATAAGTAA
- the ftsH3 gene encoding ATP-dependent zinc metalloprotease FtsH (Acts as a processive, ATP-dependent zinc metallopeptidase for both cytoplasmic and membrane proteins. Plays a role in the quality control of integral membrane proteins; High confidence in function and specificity), producing the protein MDSNNQSQKPRSLWYYYAVVFAGVLIFNLVIMPWILSGQVQTTTYYDFINAIEKGEVKEVKFSSTEIMYSKEQNGRKDLFKTGVVDNPELPKTLQEKGINYIAEILETPNLFLSLLIRYGMPILIFSMIGREINKNLTNKMSASGLNIRGQGVAKVYKPDEEKKTFEDVAGQEEAKESLQEIIDYLNNPKKYQEIGAQCPKGVLLVGPPGTGKTLMAKAVAGEAQVPFFSISGSEFVEMFVGRGAAKVRELFEQAKKQAPCIVFIDEIDTIGKKRDSQFSTNDEREQTLNQLLTEMDGFEGNKGVIILAATNRPEVLDPALLRPGRFDRQVRVELPDLKGREAILQVHLKKIKMKEDIDVNLIARMTAGASGAQLANIVNEAALRAVRMGQSHVTTQDLSEAVETIIAGAEKKNAILSEKEKKIVAYHEIGHALVAAKQMRSAPVQKITIIPRTSGALGYTMQVEEDEKSLYSKEDAYKKIEVLCGGRAAEEIIFNIVTTGASNDIEKATDLARNMVTRFGMSENFGMMALQTGGNSYLGDSGRATCSPETARQVDEEVRDIIAQAHQGAKNIIMENRGKMDELAQYLLQKETITGEEFMQILEGEIA; encoded by the coding sequence ATGGATTCAAATAATCAAAGCCAAAAACCGCGTAGTCTATGGTACTATTATGCGGTTGTATTTGCAGGTGTTTTAATATTTAATTTAGTGATTATGCCTTGGATTTTATCCGGACAAGTGCAGACTACTACCTACTATGATTTTATAAATGCTATAGAAAAAGGAGAAGTAAAAGAGGTTAAATTCTCAAGCACAGAAATTATGTACAGCAAGGAACAAAATGGGAGAAAGGATTTATTTAAAACGGGAGTTGTAGACAACCCTGAACTACCTAAAACTTTACAAGAAAAGGGAATAAATTACATCGCTGAAATTCTCGAGACACCTAATCTGTTTTTATCACTGCTCATAAGATATGGGATGCCTATTTTAATCTTCAGCATGATTGGAAGAGAAATCAATAAAAATCTCACCAACAAAATGAGCGCATCGGGACTCAACATCAGGGGACAGGGAGTTGCAAAAGTCTATAAGCCAGATGAGGAAAAAAAGACCTTTGAAGATGTCGCAGGTCAAGAAGAGGCAAAGGAATCTTTACAGGAAATTATAGATTATCTCAATAATCCAAAAAAATATCAAGAAATCGGCGCTCAATGTCCCAAGGGAGTATTGTTGGTAGGACCTCCCGGTACGGGTAAGACCTTGATGGCAAAGGCTGTTGCGGGAGAAGCTCAAGTTCCGTTTTTTTCCATTTCCGGTTCTGAATTTGTCGAGATGTTTGTAGGCAGGGGAGCGGCAAAGGTACGAGAGCTTTTTGAACAAGCCAAGAAACAAGCTCCTTGCATAGTTTTCATAGATGAAATTGATACCATAGGCAAGAAAAGGGATTCGCAATTCAGTACAAATGATGAACGTGAACAAACGCTGAATCAACTTTTGACGGAGATGGATGGTTTTGAGGGCAACAAGGGAGTCATAATACTTGCAGCTACAAACAGACCGGAGGTTTTAGATCCGGCTTTACTTCGTCCGGGCCGTTTTGACCGCCAAGTGAGAGTAGAATTACCTGATTTAAAGGGCAGAGAGGCTATTCTACAAGTGCATTTGAAAAAAATAAAGATGAAAGAAGATATAGATGTCAATCTAATTGCTCGTATGACGGCGGGAGCTTCGGGTGCGCAACTTGCAAATATAGTCAATGAAGCTGCTTTAAGGGCTGTTCGTATGGGACAAAGTCATGTGACGACGCAGGATCTTTCAGAAGCTGTTGAAACTATTATTGCAGGAGCTGAGAAGAAAAACGCAATTCTTTCTGAAAAAGAAAAGAAAATCGTGGCATATCACGAAATAGGACATGCCTTAGTTGCAGCCAAACAAATGAGATCCGCTCCGGTGCAAAAGATAACAATTATCCCGAGAACTTCAGGAGCACTGGGATATACCATGCAAGTAGAAGAAGATGAAAAAAGCTTGTACAGCAAGGAAGATGCATATAAAAAAATAGAGGTTTTATGCGGAGGAAGAGCAGCGGAAGAGATAATCTTCAACATAGTGACCACAGGAGCCTCCAATGATATAGAAAAGGCGACAGACCTAGCAAGAAACATGGTTACCCGTTTTGGAATGTCTGAAAATTTCGGAATGATGGCATTACAAACAGGAGGAAATTCTTACTTGGGAGATTCAGGAAGAGCGACATGTTCGCCGGAAACCGCACGTCAGGTAGATGAAGAAGTCAGAGACATCATAGCACAGGCACATCAAGGAGCAAAAAATATAATTATGGAAAATAGGGGAAAAATGGACGAATTAGCTCAATATTTACTTCAAAAGGAAACTATTACCGGAGAGGAATTCATGCAAATTTTAGAAGGGGAAATAGCTTGA
- the aroF gene encoding 3-deoxy-7-phosphoheptulonate synthase (3-Deoxy-D-arabinoheptulosonate 7-phosphate (DAHP) synthase is the first enzyme in a series of metabolic reactions known as the shikimate pathway, which is responsible for the biosynthesis of the amino acids phenylalanine, tyrosine, and tryptophan. Since it is the first enzyme in the shikimate pathway, it controls the amount of carbon entering the pathway. Enzyme inhibition is the primary method of regulating the amount of carbon entering the pathway.[2] Forms of this enzyme differ between organisms, but can be considered DAHP synthase based upon the reaction that is catalyzed by this enzyme; High confidence in function and specificity): protein MIIKLKQNPNREQVDNLRQWIAEQGIEVMTSVGTNFTILGLVGDTTKIDIDLVKTLSIVDDVKRIQEPYKAVNRRFHPEDTIITLENGTKIGGDNFTMIAGPCSIESEEQVIEIAKRVKASGAQILRGGAFKPRTSPYSFQGMGADGIDLLLKAKKETGLPIVSEVMDASQLKYFKDVDILQVGARNMQNFYLLKEVGKLDKPVLLKRGLSATYEEWLMSAEYIMAGGNKNVILCERGIRTFETKTRNTLDISAIPVLKEETHLPIIADPSHATGMRRLVEPLAKAAIAAGAHGVMIEVHNDPERALCDGPQSLDPDQFERVAEKLKALRKTVEEIG from the coding sequence ATGATAATAAAATTAAAACAAAATCCCAATAGGGAACAAGTGGACAATTTACGCCAATGGATAGCTGAGCAGGGCATAGAAGTGATGACATCTGTTGGAACCAATTTCACTATTTTGGGATTGGTGGGAGATACTACAAAGATAGATATCGATTTAGTCAAGACTCTTTCAATCGTGGATGATGTAAAGAGAATTCAAGAGCCGTACAAGGCTGTAAATCGCCGTTTTCATCCCGAAGATACCATAATCACTTTGGAAAACGGAACTAAAATAGGCGGAGATAATTTCACGATGATCGCGGGGCCATGTTCCATTGAATCGGAGGAACAAGTCATAGAAATTGCAAAAAGAGTTAAGGCATCCGGAGCGCAGATTTTAAGAGGAGGAGCTTTCAAACCCAGAACTTCTCCCTACTCTTTCCAAGGTATGGGAGCAGATGGAATTGATTTGCTGTTGAAGGCCAAAAAGGAAACCGGTCTTCCCATAGTGTCGGAAGTCATGGATGCATCGCAGTTGAAATATTTCAAGGATGTGGATATTCTCCAAGTGGGAGCGAGAAATATGCAAAACTTCTATCTTTTAAAAGAGGTGGGTAAACTGGATAAACCCGTTCTGCTCAAAAGAGGGCTTTCTGCGACTTACGAAGAATGGCTCATGAGTGCGGAATACATCATGGCGGGAGGAAATAAGAATGTAATTCTATGCGAAAGAGGAATTCGCACCTTTGAAACTAAGACCAGAAATACTTTGGACATTTCCGCAATCCCGGTACTGAAGGAAGAAACTCATCTACCTATAATAGCGGACCCATCCCATGCTACAGGAATGAGGCGCTTGGTTGAACCTCTTGCAAAGGCTGCAATTGCCGCAGGAGCCCATGGGGTGATGATTGAAGTTCACAACGATCCTGAGCGTGCGTTGTGCGACGGCCCTCAATCCCTTGACCCCGATCAATTTGAAAGGGTGGCTGAAAAACTCAAAGCTCTTCGCAAAACCGTTGAGGAAATAGGATGA
- a CDS encoding hypothetical protein (This entry represents prephenate dehydrogenase (PDHG), an enzyme involved in tyrosine biosynthesis [PMID: 21798280], Three enzymes catalyse the conversion of chorismate to hydroxyphenylpyruvate or pyruvate in the aromatic amino acid biosynthesis pathway. In this pathway, chorismate is a branch point intermediate that is converted to tryptophan, phenylalanine (Phe), and tyrosine (Tyr). In bacteria the enzymes, chorismate mutase (CM), prephenate dehydratase (PDT), and prephenate dehydrogenase (PDHG) are either present as distinct proteins or fusions combining two activities [PMID: 20944228]. In the archaea Archaeoglobus fulgidus a single protein (AroQ) contains all three enzymatic domains [PMID: 19082689]; Family membership): MKIGVVGLGLMGGSFVKAIKAYGRDEVCGFDKNPEVLEKALEDRSIDGILTKEKIPQCDLVVLALMPGIAIDFVKENGDLIKGILLDFCGVKRKVEEQILPTALKKRFSYIGGHPMAGREVGGYENSTKNLFQGASMILVENETSLGEGKKLEEFFYKLGFEQIKYSDSLSHDRLLAYTSQLAHVVSNSFVQSPTHEDEYGYSADSLKDLTRVATLDVDMWTELFFDNRDFLYDEVMRISDHLRKYADAIRYEDRDTLKKILRDGCNAKRIMEERRKNNDESSN, from the coding sequence ATGAAAATAGGAGTTGTAGGCTTAGGATTAATGGGCGGGAGCTTTGTCAAAGCGATTAAAGCTTACGGAAGGGATGAAGTTTGCGGTTTTGACAAAAACCCCGAGGTATTGGAAAAAGCCTTGGAGGATAGAAGCATAGACGGTATTTTGACAAAAGAAAAAATTCCTCAGTGTGATTTGGTGGTTCTCGCTCTGATGCCCGGCATCGCCATAGATTTTGTAAAGGAAAATGGCGATTTGATTAAGGGAATTCTTCTGGATTTTTGTGGAGTGAAGAGAAAGGTCGAGGAGCAAATTCTTCCCACGGCTCTGAAAAAGAGATTTTCATATATTGGGGGTCATCCCATGGCAGGTAGAGAAGTAGGAGGATATGAAAACAGCACAAAGAATCTCTTTCAAGGTGCTTCCATGATTTTGGTGGAAAATGAAACTTCCCTGGGAGAAGGGAAAAAACTGGAAGAGTTCTTTTATAAATTGGGATTTGAACAGATAAAGTATTCCGATTCTCTGTCCCATGACAGGTTGCTGGCATATACTTCTCAACTGGCTCATGTGGTGTCCAATTCCTTTGTTCAGTCGCCGACTCATGAAGATGAATACGGATATTCGGCAGACAGTTTAAAAGATTTAACAAGGGTTGCCACTTTAGATGTGGATATGTGGACTGAATTATTTTTTGACAACAGGGATTTTTTATATGATGAAGTGATGAGAATAAGTGATCATCTAAGAAAATATGCCGATGCTATCAGGTATGAAGACAGAGATACTTTAAAGAAAATCTTGAGGGACGGTTGCAATGCTAAAAGGATAATGGAAGAAAGAAGGAAAAATAATGACGAAAGTTCAAATTAA
- the aroA gene encoding 3-phosphoshikimate 1-carboxyvinyltransferase (Catalyzes the transfer of the enolpyruvyl moiety of phosphoenolpyruvate (PEP) to the 5-hydroxyl of shikimate-3-phosphate (S3P) to produce enolpyruvyl shikimate-3-phosphate and inorganic phosphate; High confidence in function and specificity) encodes MIVEIAPKKLMGEMKILSSKSDGHRLLICAALGDKKTEVKINNESEDIDATINCLSALGAEFKKIKGGYEVIPLKEILEYAQINPGESGSTLRFLLPVTAALVKRAYFTGKGRLPERPLEDLQVEMKKNGVSFSNKFLPFYTEGILKSGIFKFPGNVSSQYISGILLAAPLLKGKVTIEIDGKLESSSYVDMTIDSLKKFGVEVVREAKGYTVESSGYKSPGTVEAEGDFSNGAFFLAAGALSGPVTVKGLSKNTLQGDAKIIDILEARGAILKKNDGLTFSRGEENSVDVDLSQTPDLLPILAIVAAFSKGQSRFYNGKRLKLKETDRLKTTAKMIKDLGGRAEVTEDGLIVEGTGLKGGRTSSFADHRIAMAASIASCRAEESIIIERAEAVNKSYPNFFEDLKKIGGDVNVINIRE; translated from the coding sequence ATGATTGTAGAGATTGCTCCTAAAAAACTCATGGGAGAAATGAAAATACTGTCTTCTAAATCTGATGGGCACCGCCTGCTGATTTGCGCCGCTCTTGGTGATAAAAAAACGGAAGTCAAAATAAACAACGAATCGGAAGATATCGATGCGACGATAAATTGTTTAAGTGCTTTGGGAGCGGAATTTAAAAAAATCAAAGGGGGTTATGAGGTAATTCCCCTAAAGGAAATTCTGGAATACGCACAGATAAATCCGGGAGAAAGCGGTTCGACCTTGAGATTTCTATTGCCGGTTACCGCTGCACTTGTGAAAAGGGCATATTTTACCGGGAAGGGCAGACTTCCTGAAAGGCCCCTTGAGGATTTACAGGTGGAGATGAAAAAAAACGGTGTGAGCTTTTCCAATAAATTTCTTCCCTTTTATACAGAGGGAATATTAAAGAGTGGAATTTTTAAATTTCCGGGAAATGTAAGTTCTCAATATATTTCCGGGATACTTTTGGCGGCTCCACTGTTAAAGGGTAAGGTCACAATTGAAATTGATGGAAAATTGGAGTCAAGCTCCTATGTGGACATGACCATAGACAGTTTAAAAAAATTCGGAGTGGAGGTAGTAAGAGAAGCCAAGGGTTACACAGTGGAAAGCTCCGGATATAAAAGTCCGGGGACGGTGGAAGCGGAAGGAGATTTTTCCAATGGGGCTTTCTTTCTTGCTGCAGGTGCATTGAGCGGTCCTGTAACAGTTAAAGGGCTTTCAAAAAATACTTTGCAGGGAGATGCTAAAATCATAGATATCCTTGAAGCAAGGGGAGCTATTTTGAAAAAAAATGACGGTTTAACTTTTTCAAGGGGAGAAGAAAATTCCGTTGATGTGGATTTGTCACAAACACCGGACTTACTTCCCATTTTGGCGATAGTTGCCGCCTTTTCCAAGGGGCAAAGTAGATTTTACAACGGAAAGAGACTTAAATTAAAGGAGACGGATCGACTTAAAACCACCGCTAAAATGATTAAGGATTTAGGCGGAAGGGCTGAGGTCACAGAGGACGGATTGATAGTTGAGGGCACGGGGCTTAAGGGAGGAAGGACTTCTTCCTTCGCAGATCACAGAATAGCCATGGCGGCATCAATTGCCTCTTGCAGAGCTGAAGAAAGTATAATTATCGAGAGAGCTGAAGCGGTTAATAAATCCTATCCCAATTTCTTTGAAGATTTAAAAAAAATAGGAGGAGATGTAAATGTCATCAATATTCGGGAATAA
- a CDS encoding putative membrane protein (Hypothetical protein), whose product MMKYLIFYFNVYAFLGWCTEVTYHQLKKGKFINRGMLAGPYCPIYGFGMILLIIFTKPFEEKFFAVFFASVFLCSLLELVSGFLLDKIFHERWWDYSEEPMNIRGYICLRFSIMWGFGGAIVIKEIHPLIENFAYWLADELLMVAIVAFSVGMLVDTVLTIGNILGLNRQVDELIEIQKNLRKISDRVGKQISENTAKSSSRIQAILENPEFQNKINSVHENLNYTQKRLLKSYPNLRGTKSELQEKILKSWSDKSMEDEMSNKGEI is encoded by the coding sequence ATGATGAAGTATTTAATTTTTTATTTTAACGTATATGCCTTTTTAGGTTGGTGCACCGAAGTAACCTACCATCAATTAAAAAAAGGAAAATTCATCAACAGAGGAATGCTTGCAGGACCATACTGTCCAATATACGGTTTCGGAATGATTTTATTAATTATTTTTACAAAACCCTTTGAGGAAAAATTTTTTGCCGTATTTTTTGCTTCGGTTTTTCTTTGCAGCCTTTTAGAGCTCGTTTCGGGATTTTTATTGGATAAGATTTTTCATGAAAGATGGTGGGACTATAGCGAAGAACCCATGAATATAAGAGGATATATTTGTCTTCGTTTTTCAATAATGTGGGGGTTTGGTGGAGCTATAGTAATAAAAGAGATCCACCCTTTAATTGAGAATTTCGCCTATTGGCTTGCCGATGAATTATTGATGGTTGCCATAGTGGCTTTTTCCGTGGGCATGCTTGTGGATACTGTTCTTACAATTGGTAATATCCTGGGACTTAACCGCCAAGTGGATGAACTTATTGAAATACAGAAAAATTTGAGGAAAATTTCCGACAGAGTAGGTAAGCAAATCTCTGAAAATACAGCTAAATCATCAAGTAGAATCCAAGCCATTTTAGAAAACCCCGAATTTCAAAATAAAATTAATTCAGTTCATGAAAACCTCAATTATACTCAAAAGCGTTTATTGAAATCCTATCCCAATCTAAGAGGTACAAAGTCTGAATTGCAAGAGAAAATCTTGAAGTCGTGGTCTGATAAATCCATGGAAGACGAAATGAGCAATAAAGGAGAAATTTAA
- a CDS encoding Hypothetical protein (Family membership), translating into MSTNQEKIKTETKENIISAYWALYTADIPGKITVKMITDKAGYNRGTFYAYFLDINDLHNQIEDELLPSEEDFKKLREATFSKNTRKIIEIFMQSDKESGKKVSFLLSPKGSLSFQHKLKAKLKELILKYANLDLKNSQPHIIDYKAEIVCSIFYETIRYWYDKGNKIFSEEEMTTSMLKIISDGILDYEISVEA; encoded by the coding sequence ATGTCTACAAATCAAGAAAAAATTAAAACAGAAACTAAAGAAAATATAATTTCCGCCTATTGGGCACTTTACACAGCCGATATACCGGGCAAAATTACAGTCAAAATGATTACAGACAAAGCCGGATACAATCGCGGAACTTTTTATGCTTATTTTCTGGATATTAACGATTTGCATAATCAAATCGAAGATGAACTATTGCCCTCGGAAGAAGATTTTAAAAAATTAAGAGAAGCTACCTTCTCTAAAAACACCCGTAAAATAATAGAAATATTTATGCAATCGGACAAAGAATCAGGAAAAAAAGTCAGCTTTCTTTTAAGTCCCAAGGGAAGTCTGTCCTTCCAACATAAACTAAAGGCAAAGCTGAAGGAGTTGATTTTAAAATATGCAAATTTGGATTTAAAAAATTCTCAACCCCACATCATAGATTACAAGGCGGAAATTGTCTGCAGTATATTCTATGAAACCATAAGATATTGGTATGACAAGGGTAATAAAATTTTCTCTGAAGAAGAAATGACGACCTCGATGCTTAAAATAATTTCTGATGGAATACTTGATTATGAAATTTCAGTTGAAGCATAA
- a CDS encoding 3-dehydroquinate synthase (3-deoxy-D-arabino-hept-2-ulosonate 7-phosphate = 3-dehydroquinate + phosphate; High confidence in function and specificity), protein MTKVQINTGFSYSVLIEKGLFQKIGPLLKNEIKGKALVLTDERVGNLYADLILKQLKESEIQGDIYRVKEGEDSKSLCVYGEILEYMAANNYHRNDTLISLGGGVIGDLGGFVAATFQRGMEYIQMPTSLLAAVDSSVGGKTALNLREGKNLVGAFKQPLAVYCDPEVFKSMERERFADGVAESIKYGILFDRDLFNLFKSPLTKEDERLEELVEKAVKHKAEVVARDEFEKDERKLLNLGHTIGHSIERASGFKITHGHAVAIGMAVMAKACSKRQILKETERDEILEVLKKNDLPTDTSFSVEVLFEHIYKDKKSDGKNITIVEIEEIGKCRLKKIPLLSFKEYIEEGIDDCRDCS, encoded by the coding sequence ATGACGAAAGTTCAAATTAACACCGGATTTTCATATTCTGTCCTGATAGAAAAGGGATTGTTTCAAAAAATCGGACCTTTGCTGAAGAATGAGATAAAGGGAAAGGCGCTTGTATTGACAGATGAGAGGGTCGGAAATTTATATGCCGATTTGATCCTTAAGCAACTGAAGGAATCTGAAATTCAAGGGGATATCTACAGGGTAAAAGAGGGAGAAGACAGCAAATCCCTTTGCGTGTACGGTGAGATTTTAGAGTATATGGCGGCAAATAACTATCACAGAAACGATACGCTCATTTCTCTGGGCGGAGGAGTGATAGGAGATTTGGGAGGTTTTGTCGCAGCTACATTTCAAAGGGGAATGGAATATATTCAAATGCCCACAAGTCTCCTTGCGGCAGTGGATTCTTCAGTGGGTGGAAAGACCGCTTTAAATTTAAGGGAAGGCAAAAATCTCGTAGGAGCTTTCAAACAGCCCTTGGCGGTTTATTGTGACCCGGAGGTGTTTAAAAGCATGGAAAGGGAAAGATTTGCCGATGGAGTTGCAGAATCCATTAAGTACGGGATTTTATTCGACAGAGATTTGTTCAATTTGTTTAAAAGTCCATTGACGAAGGAAGATGAGCGTCTGGAGGAATTAGTTGAAAAGGCTGTAAAGCACAAAGCTGAAGTGGTGGCAAGGGATGAATTTGAAAAGGATGAAAGGAAACTTTTAAATCTCGGACATACAATTGGACACAGTATTGAAAGGGCAAGTGGTTTTAAAATTACACATGGTCATGCAGTAGCCATAGGAATGGCGGTCATGGCGAAGGCTTGCAGCAAAAGGCAAATCTTAAAGGAAACCGAAAGAGATGAAATACTTGAAGTCTTGAAGAAAAACGATCTTCCCACAGATACTTCCTTTTCTGTGGAAGTGCTGTTTGAGCATATATACAAAGATAAAAAAAGCGACGGTAAAAACATAACTATTGTGGAGATAGAGGAAATAGGGAAATGCAGATTAAAAAAAATTCCCCTTCTTTCCTTTAAAGAGTACATAGAGGAGGGCATTGATGATTGTAGAGATTGCTCCTAA